Below is a genomic region from Tepidiforma bonchosmolovskayae.
CGGGCGGCAGGGTTGGCGCGCATCGGCCCGGGCATCTGGGGAAGGATGGTGCCGATGAGGCCGGCAATTCCGGCGAGGCCGACGAGAAGGAGGGCGAACTTGACGTTGGTGAGGAGCTGCCAGGCCCAGCGCAGGGGGTCGAGACCGGACGGCTGGAGGGTGGACGCGGAGGTGGTGCGGGGTGCGGCGCTCACGGGAGGGCAGCCTCCAGCTCGCGCAGCTGGTCGAAGGTGATGCGACCGATGTAGACGCGCTGGATGACGCCGTCGGGGCCGATGAGGTAGGTGCGGGGAAGGCCGCCGACGCCGGTGGCATAGGCCTGGGAGACGGCGCCGGAGGTATCGAGGAGGATGGGGTAGGTGACCCCGAACTGGGCGGTGAACTGCCGGGCGGTGACGGCGTCTTCCTGCTGGTTGACGCCGACCACGACGATGTTGCGGTCGAGGTTGCGGGAGTAGAAGTCCTGGAGGTCAGGGGTTTCGGCGCGGCAGGGGCCGCACCAGGAGGCCCAGAAGTTG
It encodes:
- a CDS encoding TlpA family protein disulfide reductase, with protein sequence MSEPLPDERPQRRREYSGPASTLGLAALVIAVVGLGLWWFEFRDDPSAGTAHTAGGLGVIALPEDRNPTGQPPAAREGRAAPNFRLAALDGQPRALDEFRGRYVLLNFWASWCGPCRAETPDLQDFYSRNLDRNIVVVGVNQQEDAVTARQFTAQFGVTYPILLDTSGAVSQAYATGVGGLPRTYLIGPDGVIQRVYIGRITFDQLRELEAALP